From the Chiloscyllium plagiosum isolate BGI_BamShark_2017 unplaced genomic scaffold, ASM401019v2 scaf_60421, whole genome shotgun sequence genome, the window TCCGCGGTGCTGGCCCAGATCCTGGAGGAGCGCTGAGGTTCCCGTGTCGGCCCCTTCCGGCTACTGCTCCCAATCCTGGCCCCTGCCGGAGTGACCGGGGAGCCCCTCGGCTCCAGACCCTGGGGGTCTCTGGGGGCCATTGGGGAGGGAGCTGTGTGCTCCCCAGCATGTGCCCCGGGAGAAATCAGACTGTGGTGGGATGGAGCTCTACCCTCAGGGTAGACACTGGGCACATCGATACACTGGTAAGGCTGGCATTCAGACTGCCCTGGTACCGACTCAATGGGCGATAACTTACTGAGAGTCCAGGACAGCTTCCTCTTCCGCTGGGCATTGGCCGCAGGGATGACCCTGCTCTCGGGCATCGAGCCTCGCCTCAGCTCGGGCCCGAATTTGGTGCCCTCAGCGAACGAGACTGAGGGCCGGTGAGCTTTGACAATGCTGGAGGTCCGAGGAATGCTCAGTGGCTGCACAGTGTCCTCACTGCTCGGCTCTGACTGCTCCACCGGGAAATAGTTGCAGCGGGAACTCAATTCCTGAAAACCAGCTTCAGGAGTCAGCAACATGCTTCCTGGAAAAAATAGGAAAAAAT encodes:
- the LOC122545180 gene encoding scavenger receptor class F member 1-like, which gives rise to MLLTPEAGFQELSSRCNYFPVEQSEPSSEDTVQPLSIPRTSSIVKAHRPSVSFAEGTKFGPELRRGSMPESRVIPAANAQRKRKLSWTLSKLSPIESVPGQSECQPYQCIDVPSVYPEGRAPSHHSLISPGAHAGEHTAPSPMAPRDPQGLEPRGSPVTPAGARIGSSSRKGPTREPQRSSRIWASTADGIGVGTVQAMLRRFGSFQKQRSAPQEELGPRARGQNVSKLQRTLEKKLRSCPSVGEAASPSEHYPPGSQQSPAGSTSSLPRKALIPTTPILHKLVANVTEGTQGRLDMLHPSSQSEPSPELEPEIPGGDQEPRQNAL